From Halomarina ordinaria:
GTGGCGGCCGTCGTCGCGGGCGCCTGCGCACTCGGTCTCCCCGCGGTGGCGCTCTGATGGCGTCCCCGACCGTCCGGTCGGCGACCCGGAACGACGCGCCCGCGCTGGCGACGCTCCAGGAGGCGACGCTCGCCGAACCGCAACCCGAACTGCTCTCGCTCGGCGCGGAGGGCGCCCTGCCGTGTCTCGTGGCCGTCGTCGACGACGGGCCGGTCGGTTACGTCCTCGCGGTCCCCGACGACGACGAGTGGTACGTCGCGGAACTCGCCGTCGCGGCCGACAGCAGGCGCTCGGGAGTCGGCACGCGACTCCTGGAGGCGGTCTGCGACCGGGCCGTCCGGACCGGGACGGGCCGGGTGTCGCTCACCGCCCGGGCGGACGACGACCGCGCCCGGGCGTTCTACGACGCGGTCGGCTTCTCCGTCGAGCGACGGCTCCCCGACCACTACGGGCCGGACGACGACCCGGTGGACGGCCTCCTGTTCGTTCGTCGCGTGGACTGAGAGAACCGGAGGGGAACGTGTGGTCAGTCCCGCGTTCGGAACTCCTCTGCCGTCCGGACGCGAACGCTCGTCGGCTGTTTGACGAACGAGCCCCTGCTCCGGCCGACGACCTGCCCGACGCCGCGCTGGGCGCAGACGTCGAGGAGGCGCTGGGTGACCTCCCCGTCGAGGACGACGGCGTCCGGGACGGCCTCGGCGTCCCGGACGAGGTCGAACGCCTCCTCCGCCTCCCCCTCCGAGAGCGGTTCGCAGTCGGCCGACAGCAGCCGCGCCCGGCCGCTCTCGCCGCCGACGACTCCCTCGACGTGTTCGGGGAGCGTCTCGGGGGCGACCGCGGCCGCCTCGTCCGCCCCCGAGTCGGGGGCGTCGTCCTCGACCGATTCGTCCTCCTCTGGTCCGTCCTCGACCGCTTCGGTCTCGGGCTCGGCGCTCTCGGTACTGGAACCGGCCGCCTCGCCGACCGTCGTGGCGGCGCTCGCGTCGGCCTCCTCGGCCGGTTCGGCCGTCTCGACGTCGGGCGACGGTTCGTCGCCGACCGACGGGGGGGTGGGTTCGGTGGGGGCGTCGACGACGGCCTCGCCCTCCGGGTCGGCGGTGGTGACCTCGGGCGGGGCGGGACGGGCGCTCCCGTCCGTGGCGGCGACGACGCTGGTGCCGCCGTCGCCGTCGAGCGCGTCGAAGGCGACCTTCTCGCGGAGCGCGCGCATGACGTCGCTGCGGTCGAGGTCCTCGACGCTGTGGCCGGCGGGTGCGATGGCGACGTAGTCGACGTCGCCGACCTGCGAGAGTTCCTTCAGGATGAGGTCGCCGCCCCGGTCGCCGTCGAGGAAGGCGGTGACGGTGCGCTCCTTGGTGAGGTCGGCCACGGCGTCGGGGACGTTCGTCCCCTCGACGGCGACGGCGTTCTTGATGCCGTAGCGCAGAAGGGTGAGGACGTCCGCGCGCCCCTCGACGACGATGATGGCGTCGCTGTCGGCGACGCGCGGGCCGGCGGGGTAGCCCTCGTACTCGGTGATGTCCTCGACGCGGATGGAGCGGCGGACCTCCTCGATGAGTTCCTGGCTGGTGAGCATCGACCCGTCGAAGGCCTCGCCGAGCAGTTGTTTCGCGCGGTCGACGATGTCGCGGCGCTTCGCGGCCCGGACGTCCTCGATGCGTTCGACTTCGAGGGTCGCCCGGCAGGGGCCGACGCGCTCGATGGTCTCGAGCGACGCGCCGAGGATGGCGGTCTCGACCTGGTCGAGGCCGCTCGCGATGGTGACGGTCCCGAACGACTGGCCGTGGCGGGAGTCGATCTCGACGTCTATCCGGCCGACCTTCGAGGAGTCCTGCAGGTCGCGGAGGTCGAGGTCGTCGCCGAGCAGTCCTTCGGTCTGTCCGAAGATGGCGCCGACGACGTCACTGCGCTCGACCACTCCGTCCGCAGTGATGTTGGCGTGGATGAGGTACTTCGCGGTGTCGTGCA
This genomic window contains:
- a CDS encoding GNAT family N-acetyltransferase; amino-acid sequence: MASPTVRSATRNDAPALATLQEATLAEPQPELLSLGAEGALPCLVAVVDDGPVGYVLAVPDDDEWYVAELAVAADSRRSGVGTRLLEAVCDRAVRTGTGRVSLTARADDDRARAFYDAVGFSVERRLPDHYGPDDDPVDGLLFVRRVD
- the dnaG gene encoding DNA primase DnaG, encoding MHDTAKYLIHANITADGVVERSDVVGAIFGQTEGLLGDDLDLRDLQDSSKVGRIDVEIDSRHGQSFGTVTIASGLDQVETAILGASLETIERVGPCRATLEVERIEDVRAAKRRDIVDRAKQLLGEAFDGSMLTSQELIEEVRRSIRVEDITEYEGYPAGPRVADSDAIIVVEGRADVLTLLRYGIKNAVAVEGTNVPDAVADLTKERTVTAFLDGDRGGDLILKELSQVGDVDYVAIAPAGHSVEDLDRSDVMRALREKVAFDALDGDGGTSVVAATDGSARPAPPEVTTADPEGEAVVDAPTEPTPPSVGDEPSPDVETAEPAEEADASAATTVGEAAGSSTESAEPETEAVEDGPEEDESVEDDAPDSGADEAAAVAPETLPEHVEGVVGGESGRARLLSADCEPLSEGEAEEAFDLVRDAEAVPDAVVLDGEVTQRLLDVCAQRGVGQVVGRSRGSFVKQPTSVRVRTAEEFRTRD